One window of Corynebacterium accolens genomic DNA carries:
- a CDS encoding DUF3093 domain-containing protein yields MLYRERQWVPWYFWIFAAIVVALTSATAGLNRSVWWTIIPAVLLGAIAIWVLITWSGTVVQVEQDEDGTRWLLVKDAQLPNEVVSRSITVPKSARHNALGPQFDPAAFLVSHAWIDEHAMMVLNDPEDDTPYWLIASKDPDQLLRAFLPEQHA; encoded by the coding sequence GTGTTGTATCGCGAACGCCAATGGGTGCCGTGGTACTTCTGGATTTTTGCAGCAATCGTTGTGGCTTTAACCTCAGCTACGGCCGGACTCAACCGCTCTGTGTGGTGGACCATCATTCCCGCGGTCCTGCTCGGAGCCATCGCTATCTGGGTGCTCATCACGTGGTCTGGGACCGTTGTGCAAGTAGAACAAGATGAAGATGGCACGCGGTGGCTGCTCGTCAAAGACGCACAGCTACCCAATGAGGTTGTCTCTCGTTCGATTACCGTTCCAAAGTCTGCGCGCCATAACGCACTGGGCCCGCAATTCGATCCGGCCGCATTCTTGGTCTCTCATGCCTGGATTGACGAGCACGCCATGATGGTCCTCAATGATCCGGAAGATGACACCCCATATTGGCTCATTGCCTCGAAAGATCCAGACCAACTGCTCCGCGCCTTCCTGCCAGAGCAGCACGCGTAA
- a CDS encoding inositol monophosphatase family protein, whose translation MLASVEEGTMVGMDHDIDFLQLRDFAESTAMHAAELIRTRRADLVAGDGIAAHTQTKSSAVDPVTEVDTATEEFITRTIRESRPGDGLLGEEGASFDGTTGVRWIVDPIDGTVNFLYGIPDYAVSIGAEYDGRLVAGAVVNVARGQVYSAAAGEGATVTTADGTRSSLRCGEQDDPALSLVATGFGYGAQRRKHQAELLTKLLPQVRDIRRIGAAALDLCRVAEGSVDAYFEHGINAWDFAAGALIAREAGAKVHHPGLDKGSADGELTWAAGVNLAPAFEELLAAHGAKEAMRG comes from the coding sequence ATGCTCGCAAGTGTAGAAGAAGGCACAATGGTTGGCATGGATCATGACATAGATTTTCTGCAGTTGCGAGATTTTGCGGAATCTACCGCGATGCACGCGGCGGAACTTATCCGGACGCGCCGCGCCGACTTGGTCGCTGGAGACGGTATTGCGGCACATACTCAGACGAAATCGAGCGCCGTCGACCCGGTAACGGAGGTCGACACCGCCACTGAGGAGTTTATTACGCGCACGATTAGGGAAAGCCGCCCTGGCGATGGCTTATTAGGTGAGGAAGGCGCGAGCTTCGACGGGACGACCGGCGTGCGGTGGATCGTGGACCCCATCGACGGAACCGTCAATTTCCTTTACGGCATTCCGGACTACGCGGTCTCCATCGGTGCGGAATACGATGGCCGCCTGGTAGCAGGCGCTGTGGTCAACGTGGCGCGGGGGCAGGTGTATTCCGCAGCGGCAGGCGAGGGTGCCACGGTTACCACTGCGGATGGCACGCGGTCCTCGCTGCGATGCGGTGAACAAGATGATCCCGCGCTTTCCTTGGTTGCGACGGGATTTGGTTACGGCGCACAGCGGCGCAAACACCAGGCGGAACTGCTGACCAAGTTGCTGCCGCAGGTCCGCGATATCCGCCGCATCGGCGCAGCCGCCCTTGATTTGTGCCGCGTGGCCGAGGGGAGCGTAGATGCCTATTTCGAGCACGGCATTAACGCTTGGGATTTTGCCGCCGGTGCTCTCATCGCCCGCGAGGCAGGAGCTAAAGTCCACCATCCAGGGCTGGACAAGGGGTCCGCCGATGGTGAATTAACCTGGGCTGCGGGGGTGAATTTGGCACCCGCATTTGAGGAACTTTTGGCAGCACATGGCGCTAAGGAAGCGATGCGGGGGTGA
- the ppgK gene encoding polyphosphate--glucose phosphotransferase encodes MTTHTGHSFGIDIGGSGIKGAEVDLKNGEFVGSRLKIPTPQPSTPDEVATVVAQIVREKEWDKPVGITLPSVVSNHTVHSAANISPEWIGVDTTELFSRYLDVDFVVLNDADAAGLAEVAYGNELAKTGPVIFLTLGTGIGSAFFLNGQLFPNTELGHLTVETNEAEAIASSAAKEREGLKYKEWTPRLNRVLQEYEKLFNPQAFLIGGGISRKFHKWGHHLTIDTPVMPAQLQNRAGIVGAAMAVLEGLEP; translated from the coding sequence ATGACTACTCATACTGGCCACTCATTTGGCATCGATATCGGCGGCTCCGGCATTAAGGGCGCAGAAGTCGACCTCAAAAACGGTGAATTCGTGGGTTCGCGGCTAAAGATCCCTACCCCACAGCCGTCCACACCAGATGAGGTAGCCACGGTAGTAGCCCAAATTGTGCGCGAAAAAGAGTGGGACAAGCCCGTCGGCATCACCTTGCCCTCGGTAGTGTCGAACCACACGGTGCACTCCGCTGCCAATATCTCACCTGAGTGGATAGGCGTGGATACCACCGAGTTGTTTTCGCGTTATTTAGACGTTGATTTTGTGGTCTTAAATGATGCCGATGCCGCAGGACTTGCGGAAGTCGCGTATGGAAACGAGTTGGCCAAAACCGGGCCAGTCATCTTTTTGACGCTGGGAACCGGCATCGGATCGGCCTTCTTCCTCAACGGGCAGCTCTTCCCCAATACCGAGCTTGGCCACCTCACGGTGGAAACTAACGAAGCCGAGGCGATCGCGTCCTCCGCCGCCAAGGAACGCGAAGGGCTGAAGTACAAGGAGTGGACGCCTCGGCTCAATCGAGTGCTGCAAGAATACGAGAAATTATTTAACCCGCAAGCATTCCTGATCGGGGGTGGCATATCTCGCAAATTCCACAAATGGGGACACCACTTAACCATTGATACCCCCGTTATGCCTGCACAGTTGCAAAATCGTGCGGGTATTGTAGGTGCAGCGATGGCGGTATTGGAAGGCCTAGAGCCATAA
- a CDS encoding DUF3039 domain-containing protein, which produces MGCVTTTTKTIERPDIREDTSTTDNDTPKFFHYVKKDQILDSAVNGKYVVALCGETFPVTKQAKPGSPVCPDCERVFKGLRRK; this is translated from the coding sequence ATGGGGTGCGTGACTACGACTACGAAGACAATTGAACGGCCAGATATTCGTGAAGACACTTCGACGACGGATAATGACACGCCGAAGTTCTTCCACTACGTCAAAAAGGATCAGATTCTCGATTCCGCGGTCAACGGAAAATACGTCGTTGCTCTGTGCGGTGAGACCTTCCCGGTAACCAAACAGGCAAAGCCGGGCTCGCCGGTATGCCCCGATTGCGAACGCGTTTTTAAGGGTCTTCGCCGCAAGTGA
- a CDS encoding class I SAM-dependent RNA methyltransferase, giving the protein MNESALSRGDTLEVTIDRMAHGGLGIGHASDGRVVFVPRAFPGDTVRATAGKVKKSFIKGELDSIVTAGALRVPSSCPAAELGAGCCDFAELDPAAELDIKMDVLREQLRRSGIEGLESLTIEQHDLPPVRGWRSRVRLGVDKQGRAGLRKYRSNELVTSVGCTQLADGLIDGLVGDGARRFTPGAEIVAVLDGAGNRHVVETRKAPRGRRVETIREVIEGSGTVVEYVNGREFSFPATAFWQAHVAAPELYSAVAGQWLAGRNYQQKIAWDLYGGVGLFAPALSEATGGKVISVDYSPAATASTQPGLRDIDIAVKSAKVEQVAAQLPQPGAVVLDPPRTGAGEQVIRAVAEAKPQAVVHVGCDPATFARDLSLWHSAGYKPEKMALINAFPGTHHFEVIALITPDKEADKPAQSSV; this is encoded by the coding sequence ATGAATGAGTCCGCTCTATCTCGCGGAGACACCCTGGAGGTCACCATTGACCGCATGGCCCATGGTGGACTTGGCATCGGCCACGCCTCAGACGGGCGCGTCGTCTTCGTTCCCCGGGCTTTTCCGGGGGACACGGTTCGCGCAACCGCCGGTAAGGTGAAAAAGTCCTTTATCAAGGGCGAACTCGATAGCATCGTCACCGCAGGGGCTCTGCGCGTACCCAGTAGTTGCCCCGCCGCGGAGCTTGGTGCTGGGTGCTGCGATTTTGCAGAGTTGGATCCCGCAGCGGAACTAGACATCAAGATGGACGTTCTCCGCGAACAGCTGCGCCGTAGCGGCATAGAAGGGCTCGAGTCCCTCACTATTGAACAACACGACCTGCCGCCGGTACGGGGCTGGCGGTCGAGGGTCAGGTTGGGCGTCGACAAGCAAGGCCGCGCCGGATTGCGGAAGTACCGCTCGAATGAGCTGGTGACTTCTGTCGGTTGTACCCAACTAGCAGATGGCCTGATTGATGGTTTGGTAGGCGACGGCGCGCGGCGTTTTACCCCGGGGGCCGAAATCGTCGCGGTTCTCGATGGCGCGGGTAACCGGCATGTGGTGGAAACGCGCAAGGCACCGCGGGGCAGGCGCGTGGAGACCATTCGCGAGGTCATCGAGGGCTCTGGCACCGTGGTCGAATACGTCAATGGCCGCGAGTTTTCCTTCCCTGCCACGGCCTTTTGGCAAGCGCATGTGGCGGCGCCGGAACTTTATAGCGCTGTGGCGGGGCAGTGGCTGGCCGGCCGGAATTACCAGCAGAAGATTGCCTGGGATTTGTACGGCGGCGTCGGACTATTCGCGCCCGCGCTATCAGAAGCCACCGGTGGAAAAGTCATTTCCGTGGACTATTCGCCCGCGGCAACGGCGTCTACGCAGCCGGGGCTGCGCGATATCGATATTGCAGTCAAATCCGCGAAGGTAGAACAGGTTGCTGCGCAATTGCCCCAACCTGGTGCCGTGGTGCTCGATCCGCCGCGAACCGGGGCGGGCGAGCAGGTTATCCGCGCCGTGGCGGAGGCAAAGCCGCAGGCCGTGGTTCATGTGGGCTGCGATCCCGCAACCTTTGCCCGCGATCTATCCCTGTGGCACAGCGCTGGGTACAAGCCTGAGAAAATGGCGCTAATCAATGCCTTTCCTGGCACCCATCACTTTGAGGTTATCGCTCTTATTACCCCAGATAAGGAAGCAGATAAGCCGGCGCAGAGTTCCGTTTAA
- a CDS encoding RNA polymerase sigma factor, whose translation MAATDSSDQALGEDDKSVEASTPAKKTAKKTAKKTAKKTAKKTAKKTAKKTAKKTAKKTAKKSAKKSAKKAVKKTVRASAAEPQDSPANSAEKAPSEEAEDAEDQLDSVEQDAPADDVDFDPTHEDIEEDEFDAPTDLDEDDIQEELGEEEDEDEVEDTSSVWDEEESVALRQARKDAQLTASADSVRAYLKQIGKVALLNAEQEVSLAKRIEAGLYAQHRMDEMEKARAEGDKAAKLSPMEKRDLRSIARDGRKAKNHLLEANLRLVVSLAKRYTGRGMAFLDLIQEGNLGLIRAVEKFDYTKGYKFSTYATWWIRQAITRAMADQARTIRIPVHMVEVINKLGRIQRELLQDLGREPTPQELAKEMDITEEKVMEIQQYAREPISLDQTIGDEGDSQLGDFIEDSEAVIAVDAVSFTLLQDQLQDVLTTLSEREAGVVRLRFGLTDGMPRTLDEIGQVYGVTRERIRQIESKTMSKLRHPSRSQVLRDYLD comes from the coding sequence GTGGCAGCCACTGATTCTTCAGACCAGGCACTCGGCGAGGACGATAAGTCTGTCGAGGCATCTACTCCTGCAAAGAAGACCGCCAAAAAGACGGCAAAGAAAACGGCGAAGAAAACCGCCAAGAAGACAGCTAAAAAGACGGCGAAAAAGACTGCCAAGAAAACGGCGAAGAAAACCGCCAAGAAGTCGGCGAAGAAATCAGCCAAGAAAGCTGTCAAGAAGACCGTGCGAGCCTCTGCGGCGGAACCGCAAGACTCCCCTGCAAACTCCGCGGAGAAAGCGCCGTCGGAGGAGGCAGAGGACGCAGAGGATCAGCTCGATTCCGTTGAGCAAGATGCCCCTGCGGATGACGTCGACTTCGACCCAACTCATGAGGACATCGAAGAGGACGAATTCGATGCCCCCACTGACCTCGATGAAGACGATATTCAGGAAGAGTTGGGCGAAGAAGAAGACGAGGACGAAGTAGAAGATACGTCCTCTGTCTGGGATGAGGAAGAATCCGTCGCCCTGCGCCAGGCGCGCAAGGATGCACAGCTGACCGCCTCCGCCGACTCCGTGCGCGCGTACCTCAAGCAGATCGGTAAGGTTGCCCTGCTGAATGCTGAGCAGGAGGTCTCTTTGGCCAAGCGCATTGAGGCCGGCCTGTACGCGCAGCACCGCATGGACGAGATGGAAAAGGCTCGCGCGGAGGGCGATAAGGCTGCCAAGCTCTCCCCCATGGAAAAGCGCGATCTGCGCAGCATCGCTAGGGACGGACGAAAGGCTAAGAACCACCTGTTGGAGGCCAACCTTCGCCTTGTGGTCTCCTTGGCCAAGCGCTACACCGGCCGCGGCATGGCTTTCTTGGACCTTATTCAGGAAGGCAACTTGGGCCTTATCCGTGCGGTGGAAAAGTTCGACTACACCAAGGGCTACAAGTTCTCTACCTATGCCACGTGGTGGATCCGCCAGGCCATTACCCGCGCCATGGCAGACCAGGCCCGCACCATCCGCATCCCGGTACACATGGTGGAGGTCATCAACAAGCTGGGACGCATCCAGCGCGAGCTGCTCCAGGACTTGGGCCGCGAGCCCACCCCACAGGAGCTCGCGAAGGAAATGGACATCACCGAAGAAAAGGTGATGGAGATTCAGCAGTATGCGCGTGAGCCCATCTCGCTGGACCAGACCATCGGTGATGAGGGCGATTCTCAGTTGGGTGACTTCATCGAGGACTCTGAGGCCGTCATCGCCGTCGATGCCGTGTCCTTCACCTTGCTGCAGGACCAGCTCCAGGACGTGCTGACCACGTTGTCCGAGCGCGAAGCTGGCGTCGTGCGCCTGCGCTTCGGGCTTACCGATGGCATGCCGCGCACTTTAGACGAGATCGGCCAGGTCTACGGCGTTACCCGCGAGCGCATCCGTCAGATCGAGTCCAAGACGATGTCAAAGCTGCGTCACCCCTCTCGTTCGCAGGTATTGCGCGATTACCTCGACTAG
- a CDS encoding DUF3710 domain-containing protein, with protein MGIWPFGKKKNDDNRKEEPEASRQSQPQEPAADSAGSASAESNSFASVKDTAADAAAASGQVPTEFAHDAVNGETGPFDGDSVNIEDFDFSDSSIGILDLGSMRIPLPKDSQVQVEMGEQGPKMLHIVTKAGRITPVAFAAPRKPGQWAESVEEIKEGMSRDGLSVTTEQGPWGLEIVGKNDNGQLRVIGAEGPRWMLRLTLAAPTGLEEDLAQIARDVASRTFVYRGEDPILAGNALPVIMPKQLVEQVKQAMEKRQQDQSGANSQGQAAQGHPENGVGGPDPAAEAEAEQQLRDLGAQPPKGDNESPAHDKDKGSNPDTDK; from the coding sequence ATGGGTATTTGGCCATTTGGCAAAAAGAAAAACGATGACAACCGGAAGGAAGAGCCGGAGGCCTCACGGCAATCGCAGCCGCAAGAGCCTGCCGCTGATTCCGCAGGATCGGCTTCGGCTGAATCGAATTCCTTTGCATCCGTAAAAGATACGGCTGCCGATGCCGCCGCAGCTTCGGGACAGGTGCCAACGGAGTTTGCCCACGACGCCGTAAATGGCGAAACCGGCCCCTTCGATGGCGATTCCGTCAATATCGAAGACTTTGACTTTTCTGATTCTTCCATCGGCATCCTTGACCTTGGCTCGATGCGCATTCCGCTGCCCAAGGATTCCCAGGTCCAGGTAGAAATGGGCGAACAAGGCCCGAAGATGCTGCACATTGTCACCAAGGCGGGCCGTATTACTCCCGTTGCCTTCGCAGCTCCACGCAAACCTGGCCAGTGGGCTGAATCCGTGGAAGAAATCAAGGAAGGCATGAGCCGCGATGGGCTATCCGTCACCACGGAGCAAGGCCCTTGGGGGCTGGAAATCGTTGGCAAAAATGACAACGGCCAACTGCGCGTCATTGGCGCCGAAGGCCCGCGGTGGATGCTGCGCTTAACTCTTGCAGCACCTACCGGCCTTGAAGAAGATTTAGCGCAGATCGCGCGCGACGTAGCATCGCGAACCTTTGTCTACCGCGGTGAAGATCCCATTTTGGCGGGCAATGCACTGCCGGTCATCATGCCCAAGCAGCTGGTGGAGCAGGTCAAACAAGCCATGGAAAAGCGTCAGCAGGACCAATCAGGCGCAAATTCCCAGGGGCAGGCGGCCCAAGGTCACCCAGAAAACGGGGTAGGCGGCCCCGATCCCGCAGCTGAGGCGGAAGCCGAACAGCAACTGCGCGATTTGGGCGCGCAGCCACCCAAGGGGGACAATGAATCTCCCGCACATGACAAAGACAAGGGGTCTAACCCCGATACCGATAAGTAA
- a CDS encoding DUF3159 domain-containing protein, translating into MPEPQAPQLGDDQDRDTEPTLLEQMGGLPGLVAATLPIVVLIPVNSLYGLTPALISALGVAVVIAIWRIVRKQTIQPAISGLIGVAICAAIAWFTGDAKGYFLYGIWMSLALFIAASLSILFRWPAVGVIWKGLNGDDMAWQKVKLARRAYSIATAGWAVIFLARFIIQRAIYDAGETTALGITRIVMGWPLTLLVTALTVWMVRRADAAVEAAENAGLATSSDRSTQEFEAENE; encoded by the coding sequence TTGCCGGAGCCGCAGGCTCCACAGCTAGGCGACGACCAGGACCGCGATACTGAGCCAACTCTGTTGGAACAAATGGGAGGCCTTCCCGGACTGGTTGCGGCCACCTTGCCCATCGTCGTCCTTATTCCAGTTAATAGCCTTTACGGCCTAACCCCGGCGCTCATCTCCGCGCTGGGTGTGGCGGTAGTGATCGCCATATGGCGCATCGTTCGCAAACAGACCATTCAGCCGGCCATCTCTGGCCTTATCGGGGTGGCCATTTGCGCCGCCATCGCCTGGTTTACCGGCGATGCCAAAGGCTACTTCCTATACGGCATTTGGATGTCACTGGCCCTGTTTATCGCCGCGTCGCTATCAATTCTCTTCCGGTGGCCGGCCGTTGGCGTTATCTGGAAGGGCTTGAACGGCGATGATATGGCCTGGCAGAAGGTAAAGCTTGCGCGCAGGGCCTATTCCATTGCCACCGCCGGGTGGGCCGTTATCTTCTTAGCGCGGTTTATCATCCAGCGGGCGATTTATGATGCCGGGGAGACGACCGCCTTGGGCATTACCAGGATCGTCATGGGCTGGCCCTTGACGCTATTGGTGACCGCATTGACCGTGTGGATGGTGCGCCGCGCAGATGCCGCGGTAGAAGCGGCAGAAAATGCCGGGCTTGCCACAAGTTCAGATCGCAGTACACAAGAGTTCGAGGCAGAAAATGAATGA
- the dut gene encoding dUTP diphosphatase, which translates to MTDSNSLPQELTPVGDVKIKRLDKGLPMPFRAHRGDAGADLYAAEALTLQPGERALVGTGIAMALPLGTVGLIHPRSGLAAKHGLSIVNTPGTVDADYRGEIKVCLINHDSHTPIEIERGMRIAQLVVQRVELMDFSEVEDLDETDRGTGGYGSTGV; encoded by the coding sequence GTGACTGATTCGAATTCGCTACCGCAGGAACTAACGCCAGTAGGAGACGTCAAAATTAAGCGCCTCGATAAAGGGCTGCCGATGCCATTTCGGGCCCATCGGGGTGACGCCGGCGCCGATCTTTATGCTGCCGAGGCGCTTACCCTCCAACCTGGCGAACGCGCCCTCGTTGGCACCGGTATAGCCATGGCCTTGCCGCTGGGCACCGTGGGATTAATTCATCCGAGGTCTGGCCTAGCAGCTAAACACGGGCTGTCCATTGTCAATACGCCGGGTACCGTGGATGCTGACTACCGCGGGGAGATCAAGGTGTGCCTGATCAACCACGATTCCCACACCCCGATCGAGATCGAGCGCGGCATGCGCATCGCTCAACTCGTGGTACAGCGTGTAGAACTAATGGATTTTAGCGAAGTAGAAGACTTGGATGAGACCGACCGCGGTACCGGCGGCTACGGATCAACCGGGGTATAG
- a CDS encoding DEAD/DEAH box helicase has product MRTFKKTNLRAWQQSALDKFLATKPQDFMAVATPGAGKTTFALRIATELMEDRTVERVIVVVPTEHLKTQWSAAAARVGLALDPAFTNSSAVNPSMDGIVVTYAQVGMHPFKHRAVASARRTLVILDEIHHAGDAKSWGDGVKEAYDDVNHRLALTGTPFRSDESPIPFVRYEDDGEGHKVSRADHTYDYGDALADGVVRPVVFLSYSGEARWRDSAGEEHSARLGDIMNVEQTARAWRTALDPKGEWIPAVLQAAHTRLMQMRRNMPDAGGLVLASDTTTARAYAKILKQLSNTPVSVILSDDPGSSDRIQEFADSTDEWMVAVRMVSEGVDVPRLAVGVYATSASTPLFFAQAIGRFVRSRMPGETASVFLPSVPVLLGLAEHMEKSRDHVLGKEKTEKEGWDDELLEQANQKKTEPDMLEKSYESLGAEAEFSGLLYNGSQFNTGDMTSDEEADFLGIPGLLDADQVKDLLRKKQSEEMDRREAEEKARRAAEAEEAHRRKIYGMGHAPAAKQQESDAAADTGVVDELGALRKELNTVVSIAAQSSGRPHGAIHTEVRKACGGPPTALCSADQLRERINYLRKW; this is encoded by the coding sequence GTGAGGACGTTTAAGAAGACGAACCTCCGCGCGTGGCAGCAATCAGCCCTCGATAAATTCCTCGCCACCAAGCCACAAGATTTTATGGCCGTGGCGACCCCAGGTGCGGGTAAAACCACCTTTGCTCTGCGCATCGCGACGGAGCTTATGGAAGACCGCACGGTAGAACGCGTCATCGTCGTGGTGCCTACCGAGCACCTGAAGACGCAGTGGTCTGCCGCCGCCGCGCGGGTGGGCTTGGCCTTGGATCCTGCCTTCACGAACTCCTCTGCGGTCAACCCCAGCATGGACGGCATCGTGGTGACCTATGCCCAAGTGGGCATGCACCCCTTCAAGCACCGCGCCGTTGCCTCCGCGCGGCGCACCTTGGTGATCTTGGACGAGATCCACCACGCCGGCGATGCCAAAAGCTGGGGCGATGGCGTCAAGGAAGCCTACGACGACGTCAACCACCGCCTCGCGCTGACCGGTACGCCGTTTCGCTCCGATGAATCGCCCATCCCCTTTGTGCGCTATGAGGACGATGGGGAAGGCCATAAGGTCTCACGCGCCGACCACACCTACGATTACGGCGATGCGCTTGCCGATGGCGTCGTGCGCCCCGTCGTCTTCCTGTCCTACTCCGGCGAGGCGCGCTGGCGGGACTCCGCCGGGGAAGAGCACTCCGCGCGACTGGGTGACATCATGAACGTGGAACAAACCGCGCGCGCCTGGCGCACCGCGCTCGACCCCAAGGGCGAATGGATCCCCGCCGTGCTGCAGGCGGCGCATACCCGCTTGATGCAGATGCGGCGCAATATGCCGGATGCCGGCGGGCTCGTGCTCGCTTCCGATACGACCACCGCCCGCGCCTACGCGAAAATCCTCAAGCAACTCTCCAATACCCCAGTCTCGGTTATTTTGTCCGATGACCCAGGTTCCTCGGACCGCATTCAAGAATTTGCGGACTCCACCGATGAATGGATGGTTGCCGTACGCATGGTGTCTGAGGGCGTCGACGTGCCCCGCCTCGCGGTCGGAGTCTACGCCACGTCCGCGTCGACCCCCTTGTTCTTCGCCCAGGCAATCGGCCGCTTTGTGCGCTCCCGCATGCCTGGCGAAACCGCCTCGGTCTTCCTTCCCTCCGTCCCCGTGCTGCTCGGCCTTGCCGAGCACATGGAAAAATCCCGCGACCACGTCTTAGGCAAAGAGAAGACGGAGAAAGAAGGCTGGGACGACGAGCTACTCGAGCAAGCAAACCAGAAAAAGACTGAACCGGACATGCTGGAAAAGTCCTACGAGTCCTTAGGCGCCGAAGCCGAATTTTCTGGCCTGCTCTATAACGGCTCGCAGTTTAATACCGGCGATATGACCTCTGATGAGGAAGCCGATTTCCTCGGCATCCCCGGGCTCCTCGATGCCGACCAGGTCAAAGACCTACTGCGCAAGAAGCAATCCGAGGAAATGGACCGCCGTGAGGCCGAGGAAAAGGCGCGCCGGGCCGCTGAGGCAGAAGAGGCCCACCGCCGCAAGATCTACGGCATGGGTCATGCGCCTGCCGCGAAGCAGCAAGAGTCCGATGCCGCAGCGGATACCGGCGTGGTGGATGAGCTCGGCGCGCTGCGCAAGGAGCTCAACACGGTGGTCTCCATTGCCGCGCAGAGCTCCGGCCGGCCGCACGGTGCCATCCACACCGAGGTCCGCAAGGCCTGCGGCGGACCGCCCACCGCGTTGTGTAGCGCGGACCAATTGCGCGAGCGCATCAACTACTTGCGCAAGTGGTAG
- a CDS encoding DUF4193 domain-containing protein, protein MATDYDAPRRGAEDELETDSLEGLKAAEPESNGMDDDGEIVEAFQPPSVDLTGEELNVQVVPRQEDEFTCGSCFLVQSNKRYSHEEDGMPICKDCA, encoded by the coding sequence ATGGCCACCGATTATGACGCACCGCGCCGCGGTGCAGAAGACGAACTTGAAACTGACTCTTTAGAGGGACTGAAAGCAGCTGAACCCGAAAGCAATGGCATGGATGACGATGGCGAAATCGTCGAAGCATTCCAGCCGCCATCAGTTGACCTCACCGGCGAGGAACTCAACGTACAGGTCGTTCCCCGCCAAGAAGACGAATTTACCTGCGGATCCTGCTTTTTGGTCCAGTCCAATAAGCGTTACTCGCACGAAGAAGATGGCATGCCCATCTGTAAGGATTGTGCCTAA